Proteins encoded in a region of the Panicum hallii strain FIL2 chromosome 3, PHallii_v3.1, whole genome shotgun sequence genome:
- the LOC112886335 gene encoding villin-1-like isoform X3, which produces MEGSRSKSSQTTMFRCEGEHVARVTEVAFSRSSLDHKGVFIVDTASKIFIFSGCNSSVQTRAKALDVVRHLKENRHSGRCEIAAIEDGKLVGDSDAGEFWNLFGGYAPIPRDLPEAVREESMNMPAEKLFWINKRILVPMEAHLLDREILNSDRSYILDCGTEIFLWMGMTTLVSERKTSVTALEDYVHSQGRSSNVRAVIMTEGHETVDFKLHFQHWPKIVEMKLYDAGREKVAAIFKHQGYDVTEIPEDRPQQLISCNGTLKVWLVDCGCTTLLSTEEQEKLYTGDCYIVQYSYVEDGKEYHLFLAWYGKNSVKEDSVATASLMSSLANSVKGHPVVAQVFDSREPELFFSIFKSLIIFKGGRSAAYKNHVVQKSDRNGCPQKDEVALFRVQALRHDCVQTIQVDLVASSLNSSHCYILQDGGSFFTWLGSLSSPSDHNMLDRMMNKLCPFKQSLLVREGSEPDDFWKALCGRSEYSKEKRVKGWPADPHLYSCRFEQGLLKVKEVFSFCQDDLATEETLVLDCNSEIYVWVGLHSDVTSKEQALNIGKMFLQDGILHDRRSIETTVYIITEGDEPAFFTDFFKWDSSKQSSMVGNSFERKLALLKGLSPKLETPDRSMRRPSPRRLGVSSEPTTPEHQQQQPMAARRAFGSASAGRFARERSPAAALTASPPTPSPKSRSSSSTSTPTAVARRLFPASLHASQAVHVLSNGTARRR; this is translated from the exons ATGGAAGGATCCAGGAGTAAATCCAGCCAGACAACGATGTTTAGGTGTGAAGGAGAGCATGTTGCTCGTGTCACTGAA GTGGCATTTTCACGCTCCTCTCTCGATCACAAAGGGGTGTTTATAGTGGACACGGCGTCAAAGATCTTTATTTTTAGTGGCTGTAACTCAAGTGTGCAGACAAGGGCTAAAGCATTGGATGTTGTTAGACATCTGAAGGAAAACCGACACTCTGGCAGATGTGAAATTGCAGCGATAG AGGATGGGAAGCTTGTTGGTGACTCTGATGCTGGCGAATTTTGGAACCTATTTGGAGGTTATGCGCCTATACCTCGCGACTTACCAGAAGCAGTCAGGGAGGAGTCGATGAATATGCCAGCAGAGAAACTTTTTTG GATTAACAAGAGAATCCTTGTTCCCATGGAGGCACATTTGTTGGATAGAGAAATACTAAACTCAGACAGAAGTTATATACTGGACTGCGGCACTGAAATATTCCTATGGATGGGGATGACAACACTGGTTTCAGAGAGGAAAACGTCTGTTACTGCCTTAGAA GATTATGTGCATTCCCAAGGCAGATCATCGAACGTTCGTGCAGTTATAATGACAGAAGGTCACGAAACTGTCGACTTTAAGCTTCATTTTCAGCATTGGCCCAAAATTGTTGAGATGAAGTTATATGATGCTGGGCGAGAGAAAGTGGCAG CTATTTTCAAGCATCAGGGCTACGATGTCACAGAAATTCCAGAGGATAGACCTCAGCAGCTCATCAGTTGTAATGGCACTCTGAAA GTTTGGCTGGTGGACTGTGGTTGTACAACCCTCCTTAGCACTGAGGAGCAGGAGAAGCTGTACACCGGAGACTGTTATATTGTACAGTACAGCTATGTTGAAGATGGAAAAGAATACCATTTGTTCTTAGCTTGGTATGGTAAGAACAGTGTAAAG GAAGATAGTGTGGCCACAGCATCACTGATGTCTAGCCTGGCCAATTCAGTCAAAGGGCATCCAGTTGTG GCACAAGTGTTTGACAGCAGAGAACCAGAATTGTTCTTCTCAATCTTCAAGTCGCTGATCATATTCAAG GGGGGCAGGAGTGCTGCATATAAGAATCATGTCGTACAGAAAAGTGATAGAAATGGATGTCCTCAGAAGGATGAGGTCGCCCTATTCCGTGTTCAAGCACTCAGACATGATTGTGTGCAAACCATTCAAGTTGATCTG GTTGCGAGTTCACTTAATTCTTCGCACTGTTATATTTTGCAAGATGGCGGTTCTTTCTTTACCTGGTTAGGAAGCCTCTCTTCGCCAAGCGACCATAATATGCTTGACAGGATGATGAACAAGTTGTGT CCATTCAAACAGTCCCTGCTAGTCAGAGAAGGCTCTGAACCGGATGACTTCTGGAAAGCGTTATGTGGACGATCAGAATACTCCAAAGAAAAACGTGTCAAGGGTTGGCCTGCAGATCCACATCTGTATTCTTGCAGATTTGAACAAGGTTTGC TCAAGGTCAAGGAGGTATTCAGCTTCTGTCAGGATGACCTGGCAACTGAAGAGACATTGGTACTGGACTGCAACAGTGAAATCTACGTTTGGGTTGGACTCCACTCAGATGTTACATCCAAGGAGCAAGCACTCAATATTGGCAAG ATGTTCCTTCAGGATGGCATTCTTCACGACAGAAGATCGATTGAGACAACGGTGTATATTATCACGGAAGGGGATGAGCCAGCATTTTTTACCGACTTCTTCAAGTGGGACAGTTCAAAGCAATCATCT ATGGTAGGTAACTCATTCGAGAGGAAGCTGGCGCTCCTGAAAGGGTTGTCACCAAAATTAGAG ACACCGGACAGAAGCATGCGCAGGCCGTCGCCGAGGAGGCTTGGTGTATCGTCGGAGCCAACCACACCggagcaccagcagcagcaaccgatgGCGGCGAGGAGGGCATTCGGCTCCGCCTCTGCAGGAAGGTTTGCCAGGGAGCGCTCACCAGCTGCAGCATTGACAGCCTCACCACCAACCCCGTCGCCCAAGAGCCGCTCCTCGTCCTCGACGTCGACACCTACCGCGGTGGCACGGCGGCTCTTCCCCGCCTCCCTGCATGCGTCGCAGGCTGTGCACGTGCTCTCCAATGGCACAGCTCGGCGACGGTGA
- the LOC112886335 gene encoding villin-1-like isoform X2, with protein sequence MKGVDDAFLGVGDKPGLDIWCIVGSSLVPLAKSQHGKFYARNCYIILNTTELKTGVRRHDVHYWVGEEAKEEDCLLASDKAVELDAVLGSNTVQYRETQGEESDKFLSYFRPCIIPVHSHPPSHMEGSRSKSSQTTMFRCEGEHVARVTEVAFSRSSLDHKGVFIVDTASKIFIFSGCNSSVQTRAKALDVVRHLKENRHSGRCEIAAIEDGKLVGDSDAGEFWNLFGGYAPIPRDLPEAVREESMNMPAEKLFWINKRILVPMEAHLLDREILNSDRSYILDCGTEIFLWMGMTTLVSERKTSVTALEDYVHSQGRSSNVRAVIMTEGHETVDFKLHFQHWPKIVEMKLYDAGREKVAAIFKHQGYDVTEIPEDRPQQLISCNGTLKVWLVDCGCTTLLSTEEQEKLYTGDCYIVQYSYVEDGKEYHLFLAWYGKNSVKEDSVATASLMSSLANSVKGHPVVAQVFDSREPELFFSIFKSLIIFKGGRSAAYKNHVVQKSDRNGCPQKDEVALFRVQALRHDCVQTIQVDLVASSLNSSHCYILQDGGSFFTWLGSLSSPSDHNMLDRMMNKLCPFKQSLLVREGSEPDDFWKALCGRSEYSKEKRVKGWPADPHLYSCRFEQGLLKVKEVFSFCQDDLATEETLVLDCNSEIYVWVGLHSDVTSKEQALNIGKMFLQDGILHDRRSIETTVYIITEGDEPAFFTDFFKWDSSKQSSMVGNSFERKLALLKGLSPKLETPDRSMRRPSPRRLGVSSEPTTPEHQQQQPMAARRAFGSASAGRFARERSPAAALTASPPTPSPKSRSSSSTSTPTAVARRLFPASLHASQAVHVLSNGTARRR encoded by the exons ATGAAGGGCGTCGACGACGCGTTCCTCGGCGTCGGCGACAAGCC AGGGTTGGACATTTGGTGCATTGTGGGGAGCAGTCTGGTCCCACTTGCAAAATCCCAGCACGGCAAGTTCTACGCCAGGAATTGCTACATCATTCTGAAT ACAACTGAGCTGAAAACCGGGGTTCGCCGCCATGACGTCCATTACTGGGTTGGGGAGGAGGCGAAAGAG GAAGATTGTCTCCTGGCCTCAGACAAGGCTGTTGAGTTGGATGCGGTACTGGGCTCCAACACGGTCCAGTACAGGGAAACACAGGGTGAAGAATCTGACAAGTTCTTGTCGTACTTCAGACCGTGCATTATCCCGGTACACTCCCACCCCCCTTCACACATGGAAGGATCCAGGAGTAAATCCAGCCAGACAACGATGTTTAGGTGTGAAGGAGAGCATGTTGCTCGTGTCACTGAA GTGGCATTTTCACGCTCCTCTCTCGATCACAAAGGGGTGTTTATAGTGGACACGGCGTCAAAGATCTTTATTTTTAGTGGCTGTAACTCAAGTGTGCAGACAAGGGCTAAAGCATTGGATGTTGTTAGACATCTGAAGGAAAACCGACACTCTGGCAGATGTGAAATTGCAGCGATAG AGGATGGGAAGCTTGTTGGTGACTCTGATGCTGGCGAATTTTGGAACCTATTTGGAGGTTATGCGCCTATACCTCGCGACTTACCAGAAGCAGTCAGGGAGGAGTCGATGAATATGCCAGCAGAGAAACTTTTTTG GATTAACAAGAGAATCCTTGTTCCCATGGAGGCACATTTGTTGGATAGAGAAATACTAAACTCAGACAGAAGTTATATACTGGACTGCGGCACTGAAATATTCCTATGGATGGGGATGACAACACTGGTTTCAGAGAGGAAAACGTCTGTTACTGCCTTAGAA GATTATGTGCATTCCCAAGGCAGATCATCGAACGTTCGTGCAGTTATAATGACAGAAGGTCACGAAACTGTCGACTTTAAGCTTCATTTTCAGCATTGGCCCAAAATTGTTGAGATGAAGTTATATGATGCTGGGCGAGAGAAAGTGGCAG CTATTTTCAAGCATCAGGGCTACGATGTCACAGAAATTCCAGAGGATAGACCTCAGCAGCTCATCAGTTGTAATGGCACTCTGAAA GTTTGGCTGGTGGACTGTGGTTGTACAACCCTCCTTAGCACTGAGGAGCAGGAGAAGCTGTACACCGGAGACTGTTATATTGTACAGTACAGCTATGTTGAAGATGGAAAAGAATACCATTTGTTCTTAGCTTGGTATGGTAAGAACAGTGTAAAG GAAGATAGTGTGGCCACAGCATCACTGATGTCTAGCCTGGCCAATTCAGTCAAAGGGCATCCAGTTGTG GCACAAGTGTTTGACAGCAGAGAACCAGAATTGTTCTTCTCAATCTTCAAGTCGCTGATCATATTCAAG GGGGGCAGGAGTGCTGCATATAAGAATCATGTCGTACAGAAAAGTGATAGAAATGGATGTCCTCAGAAGGATGAGGTCGCCCTATTCCGTGTTCAAGCACTCAGACATGATTGTGTGCAAACCATTCAAGTTGATCTG GTTGCGAGTTCACTTAATTCTTCGCACTGTTATATTTTGCAAGATGGCGGTTCTTTCTTTACCTGGTTAGGAAGCCTCTCTTCGCCAAGCGACCATAATATGCTTGACAGGATGATGAACAAGTTGTGT CCATTCAAACAGTCCCTGCTAGTCAGAGAAGGCTCTGAACCGGATGACTTCTGGAAAGCGTTATGTGGACGATCAGAATACTCCAAAGAAAAACGTGTCAAGGGTTGGCCTGCAGATCCACATCTGTATTCTTGCAGATTTGAACAAG GTTTGCTCAAG GTCAAGGAGGTATTCAGCTTCTGTCAGGATGACCTGGCAACTGAAGAGACATTGGTACTGGACTGCAACAGTGAAATCTACGTTTGGGTTGGACTCCACTCAGATGTTACATCCAAGGAGCAAGCACTCAATATTGGCAAG ATGTTCCTTCAGGATGGCATTCTTCACGACAGAAGATCGATTGAGACAACGGTGTATATTATCACGGAAGGGGATGAGCCAGCATTTTTTACCGACTTCTTCAAGTGGGACAGTTCAAAGCAATCATCT ATGGTAGGTAACTCATTCGAGAGGAAGCTGGCGCTCCTGAAAGGGTTGTCACCAAAATTAGAG ACACCGGACAGAAGCATGCGCAGGCCGTCGCCGAGGAGGCTTGGTGTATCGTCGGAGCCAACCACACCggagcaccagcagcagcaaccgatgGCGGCGAGGAGGGCATTCGGCTCCGCCTCTGCAGGAAGGTTTGCCAGGGAGCGCTCACCAGCTGCAGCATTGACAGCCTCACCACCAACCCCGTCGCCCAAGAGCCGCTCCTCGTCCTCGACGTCGACACCTACCGCGGTGGCACGGCGGCTCTTCCCCGCCTCCCTGCATGCGTCGCAGGCTGTGCACGTGCTCTCCAATGGCACAGCTCGGCGACGGTGA
- the LOC112886335 gene encoding villin-1-like isoform X1 — protein MKGVDDAFLGVGDKPGLDIWCIVGSSLVPLAKSQHGKFYARNCYIILNTTELKTGVRRHDVHYWVGEEAKEEDCLLASDKAVELDAVLGSNTVQYRETQGEESDKFLSYFRPCIIPVHSHPPSHMEGSRSKSSQTTMFRCEGEHVARVTEVAFSRSSLDHKGVFIVDTASKIFIFSGCNSSVQTRAKALDVVRHLKENRHSGRCEIAAIEDGKLVGDSDAGEFWNLFGGYAPIPRDLPEAVREESMNMPAEKLFWINKRILVPMEAHLLDREILNSDRSYILDCGTEIFLWMGMTTLVSERKTSVTALEDYVHSQGRSSNVRAVIMTEGHETVDFKLHFQHWPKIVEMKLYDAGREKVAAIFKHQGYDVTEIPEDRPQQLISCNGTLKVWLVDCGCTTLLSTEEQEKLYTGDCYIVQYSYVEDGKEYHLFLAWYGKNSVKEDSVATASLMSSLANSVKGHPVVAQVFDSREPELFFSIFKSLIIFKGGRSAAYKNHVVQKSDRNGCPQKDEVALFRVQALRHDCVQTIQVDLVASSLNSSHCYILQDGGSFFTWLGSLSSPSDHNMLDRMMNKLCPFKQSLLVREGSEPDDFWKALCGRSEYSKEKRVKGWPADPHLYSCRFEQGLLKVKEVFSFCQDDLATEETLVLDCNSEIYVWVGLHSDVTSKEQALNIGKMFLQDGILHDRRSIETTVYIITEGDEPAFFTDFFKWDSSKQSSMVGNSFERKLALLKGLSPKLETPDRSMRRPSPRRLGVSSEPTTPEHQQQQPMAARRAFGSASAGRFARERSPAAALTASPPTPSPKSRSSSSTSTPTAVARRLFPASLHASQAVHVLSNGTARRR, from the exons ATGAAGGGCGTCGACGACGCGTTCCTCGGCGTCGGCGACAAGCC AGGGTTGGACATTTGGTGCATTGTGGGGAGCAGTCTGGTCCCACTTGCAAAATCCCAGCACGGCAAGTTCTACGCCAGGAATTGCTACATCATTCTGAAT ACAACTGAGCTGAAAACCGGGGTTCGCCGCCATGACGTCCATTACTGGGTTGGGGAGGAGGCGAAAGAG GAAGATTGTCTCCTGGCCTCAGACAAGGCTGTTGAGTTGGATGCGGTACTGGGCTCCAACACGGTCCAGTACAGGGAAACACAGGGTGAAGAATCTGACAAGTTCTTGTCGTACTTCAGACCGTGCATTATCCCGGTACACTCCCACCCCCCTTCACACATGGAAGGATCCAGGAGTAAATCCAGCCAGACAACGATGTTTAGGTGTGAAGGAGAGCATGTTGCTCGTGTCACTGAA GTGGCATTTTCACGCTCCTCTCTCGATCACAAAGGGGTGTTTATAGTGGACACGGCGTCAAAGATCTTTATTTTTAGTGGCTGTAACTCAAGTGTGCAGACAAGGGCTAAAGCATTGGATGTTGTTAGACATCTGAAGGAAAACCGACACTCTGGCAGATGTGAAATTGCAGCGATAG AGGATGGGAAGCTTGTTGGTGACTCTGATGCTGGCGAATTTTGGAACCTATTTGGAGGTTATGCGCCTATACCTCGCGACTTACCAGAAGCAGTCAGGGAGGAGTCGATGAATATGCCAGCAGAGAAACTTTTTTG GATTAACAAGAGAATCCTTGTTCCCATGGAGGCACATTTGTTGGATAGAGAAATACTAAACTCAGACAGAAGTTATATACTGGACTGCGGCACTGAAATATTCCTATGGATGGGGATGACAACACTGGTTTCAGAGAGGAAAACGTCTGTTACTGCCTTAGAA GATTATGTGCATTCCCAAGGCAGATCATCGAACGTTCGTGCAGTTATAATGACAGAAGGTCACGAAACTGTCGACTTTAAGCTTCATTTTCAGCATTGGCCCAAAATTGTTGAGATGAAGTTATATGATGCTGGGCGAGAGAAAGTGGCAG CTATTTTCAAGCATCAGGGCTACGATGTCACAGAAATTCCAGAGGATAGACCTCAGCAGCTCATCAGTTGTAATGGCACTCTGAAA GTTTGGCTGGTGGACTGTGGTTGTACAACCCTCCTTAGCACTGAGGAGCAGGAGAAGCTGTACACCGGAGACTGTTATATTGTACAGTACAGCTATGTTGAAGATGGAAAAGAATACCATTTGTTCTTAGCTTGGTATGGTAAGAACAGTGTAAAG GAAGATAGTGTGGCCACAGCATCACTGATGTCTAGCCTGGCCAATTCAGTCAAAGGGCATCCAGTTGTG GCACAAGTGTTTGACAGCAGAGAACCAGAATTGTTCTTCTCAATCTTCAAGTCGCTGATCATATTCAAG GGGGGCAGGAGTGCTGCATATAAGAATCATGTCGTACAGAAAAGTGATAGAAATGGATGTCCTCAGAAGGATGAGGTCGCCCTATTCCGTGTTCAAGCACTCAGACATGATTGTGTGCAAACCATTCAAGTTGATCTG GTTGCGAGTTCACTTAATTCTTCGCACTGTTATATTTTGCAAGATGGCGGTTCTTTCTTTACCTGGTTAGGAAGCCTCTCTTCGCCAAGCGACCATAATATGCTTGACAGGATGATGAACAAGTTGTGT CCATTCAAACAGTCCCTGCTAGTCAGAGAAGGCTCTGAACCGGATGACTTCTGGAAAGCGTTATGTGGACGATCAGAATACTCCAAAGAAAAACGTGTCAAGGGTTGGCCTGCAGATCCACATCTGTATTCTTGCAGATTTGAACAAGGTTTGC TCAAGGTCAAGGAGGTATTCAGCTTCTGTCAGGATGACCTGGCAACTGAAGAGACATTGGTACTGGACTGCAACAGTGAAATCTACGTTTGGGTTGGACTCCACTCAGATGTTACATCCAAGGAGCAAGCACTCAATATTGGCAAG ATGTTCCTTCAGGATGGCATTCTTCACGACAGAAGATCGATTGAGACAACGGTGTATATTATCACGGAAGGGGATGAGCCAGCATTTTTTACCGACTTCTTCAAGTGGGACAGTTCAAAGCAATCATCT ATGGTAGGTAACTCATTCGAGAGGAAGCTGGCGCTCCTGAAAGGGTTGTCACCAAAATTAGAG ACACCGGACAGAAGCATGCGCAGGCCGTCGCCGAGGAGGCTTGGTGTATCGTCGGAGCCAACCACACCggagcaccagcagcagcaaccgatgGCGGCGAGGAGGGCATTCGGCTCCGCCTCTGCAGGAAGGTTTGCCAGGGAGCGCTCACCAGCTGCAGCATTGACAGCCTCACCACCAACCCCGTCGCCCAAGAGCCGCTCCTCGTCCTCGACGTCGACACCTACCGCGGTGGCACGGCGGCTCTTCCCCGCCTCCCTGCATGCGTCGCAGGCTGTGCACGTGCTCTCCAATGGCACAGCTCGGCGACGGTGA